One Lytechinus variegatus isolate NC3 chromosome 11, Lvar_3.0, whole genome shotgun sequence DNA segment encodes these proteins:
- the LOC121424387 gene encoding echinoidin-like: MALRSRTLVFLAASAITLLACPTGALAGCCCPTFWTAFDHHCYRLFSQNLTWNRAERFCQSYTVPSLSGEATSPDTMAHLVSIHSQAEQNFVNILYESSRRKSSDTIDIRGGLWFGLHDQFMEGDFKWSDGSPFDYNAWAPGQPDFHTRDENCGVIRSDFNSGLWRDGPCVQPPSMTINYFICKLPMW, translated from the exons ATGGCGCTTCGCAGTAGGACCCTTGTGTTCCTAGCAGCATCGGCTATCACCCTCCTTGCCTGTCCCACCGGGGCGCTGGCCGGATGCTGTTGCCCTACATTTTGGACTGCCTTCGATCATCATTGTTACAG GTTGTTTAGCCAGAATTTGACTTGGAACCGAGCTGAGCGGTTTTGCCAGTCTTACACCGTACCTTCTCTCAGTGGCGAGGCAACAAGTCCGGACACAATGGCTCACTTAGTGTCGATACATTCACAGGCAGAACAAAACTTCGTCAATATTCTCTACGAATCCTCGCGACGGAAATCGAGTGACACTATT GATATACGAGGTGGACTTTGGTTTGGACTGCACGATCAGTTCATGGAAGGTGATTTTAAGTGGTCAGATGGATCGCCTTTCGATTACAATGCCTGGGCACCAGGACAACCCGACTTCCACACAAGGGATGAAAACTGCGGTGTCATCCGATCTGACTTCAACTCCGGGCTATGGCGAGATGGGCCGTGTGTCCAGCCACCGTCGATGACGATTAATTACTTCATATGTAAACTACCGATGTGGTAG
- the LOC121424026 gene encoding chloride channel CLIC-like protein 1, which yields MPTRIMGGCSSPALISCCLLFACLCLTKQFSLYVGALNVDSEVDCEIDINDMLDYDPVTQTSARCERMKREKKKAKDQCQTNLEDATQKLESCLTSSDHKPCDCPPPIECQDEVQPTPCHDAEDMFFRRLVRHFANVIQEKAPESGPVEAQIEVHLTSHEWKKLQSFADGKDEYRRADIHDVMVGMTLNIFYFNQTSVMEWLGEQINLRCPAVILLTVSVTVLCIVFGVGMYSDLYWNRRFIACLLTSTFVISLIWNWIYLYQEETIKRYRNAQKYEKIPANCMPHKMTWVQALHEWFTSMTSIRTDECFEYHRIYQVDPLFDIPPTRALSVTISSLFVDNFKYFGRAVSEFHAEIFRDLPIWAALPALVSCYVFGFLALHAYISAPRRVLRERPQQMVRRRDQQALGAAQERNLPIAEHEEYGDLEGDDREGNRIENIQPPTLPAAGKGKKEPPRKQGSAQKTPPGSQHLPQGAVGGDTDDHPRGIRRDGQFNSSQDKVLFPDVKRDERLVQEERGYEVGPSSLGPAVRPKFSPLQSGQTFRNDTDTSSSDSIEADEPTPRPKDFGSHRPSRQKTPVKRATSIGDSESGNLVSHPASERSDGESLMGSMCESSLKEPEASEAFPRDTHGGHLASAPDEETTESSNLPTGFTTPSSIGSPDDISVISQSPENTNSASYDFITTSSFGLLGEQTHNPEADHGAEFGEEEDFEDDFEVLKIEK from the exons ATGCCCACAAGAATCATGGGAGGATGCAGCTCTCCAGCTTTGATCAGCTGCTGTCTACTCTTTGCCTGCCTTTGCCTGACCAAGCAGTTCTCTCTCTATGTTGGCGCCCTCAATGTTGACTCTGAAGTTGATTGTGAAATCGACATAAACGACATGCTTGACTATGACCCGGTTACACAGACCAGCGCTCGATGCGAGAGAATGAAACGGGAGAAGAAGAAAGCTAAAGATCAATGTCAG ACAAATTTAGAAGATGCAACACAAAAGCTGGAGTCTTGTCTGACGTCCAGTGATCACAAGCCATGTGACTGTCCTCCACCTATCGAATGCCAGGATGAGGTTCAACCTACGCCTTGTCATGACGCGGAAGATATGTTCTTTCGTCGTCTTGTACGTCACTTTGCCAATGTCATCCAAGAAAAG GCTCCAGAGAGTGGCCCAGTTGAAGCACAGATTGAGGTCCACCTCACCAGTCATGAGTGGAAGAAACTCCAGAGCTTTGCCGATGGTAAGGACGAGTACAGACGAGCCGACATCCACGATGTCATGGTTGGCATGACCCTAAACATCTTCTACTTTAACCAGACAAGTGTCATGGAATGGCTCGGAGAACAGATCAATTTGAGGTGTCCTGCTGTCATTTTG CTCACAGTTTCTGTCACAGTCCTATGCATAGTGTTTGGTGTGGGTATGTACTCTGACCTCTATTGGAACCGACGCTTCATCGCCTGCCTCCTAACATCCACATTTGTCATCAGTCTGATATGGAATTGGATTTATCTCTACCAG GAAGAAACTATCAAGCGTTACCGCAATGCCCAGAAGTATGAAAAGATCCCCGCCAATTGCATGCCACACAAGATGACTTGGGTCCAGGCATTGCACGAATGGTTCACTTCCATGACATCGATCCGTACAGATGAGTGTTTTGAGTACCATAGGATCTATCAGGTGGATCCCCTCTTTGATATACCACCAACTAGG GCTTTATCCGTCACCATCTCATCGCTCTTTGTAGACAATTTCAAATACTTTGGTCGAGCCGTCAGTGAATTTCATGCTGAGATCTTCAGGGACCTGCCTATCTGGGCAGCACTACCTGCCCTTGTGTCTTGCTATGTATTTGGTTTCCTGGCTCTCCACGCATACATATCCGCACCAAGGAGGGTCCTGAGAGAGCGCCCTCAACAGATGGTCAGAAGAAGAGACCAACAAGCTTTGGGAGCAGCCCAGGAGCGAAACTTACCG aTTGCTGAACACGAAGAGTATGGTGACCTTGAAGGGGATGATAGAGAAGGAAACAGGATAGAAAATATTCAACCGCCAACTCTACCTGCAGctgggaaaggaaagaaagaacctCCCAGGAAACAAGGTTCTGCTCAAAAGACACCCCCTGGCAGCCAACATCTGCCTCAAGGAGCAGTCGGAGGTGACACTGATGATCACCCACGGGGTATCAGAAGAGATGGTCAGTTCAACAGCTCTCaagacaaagttttatttccagATGTGAAGAGGGATGAGCGCCTAGTCCAAGAGGAAAGGGGCTATGAAGTGGGACCAAGTAGTTTAGGTCCTGCAGTTAGACCAAAGTTCAGTCCTCTTCAATCTGGACAAACCTTCCGGAATGATACAGACACAAGCAGCTCAGACTCTATAGAAGCGGATGAGCCAACACCTAGACCAAAAGACTTTGGTAGTCACAGGCCTTCCAGGCAGAAGACACCGGTCAAAAGAGCAACATCTATTGGCGATAGCGAATCTGGTAACTTGGTAAGCCATCCTGCGTCAGAGAGGTCTGATGGGGAATCCTTGATGGGTTCAATGTGCGAGTCATCCCTTAAAGAACCAGAGGCCAGTGAAGCCTTTCCAAGAGATACCCATGGAGGACACCTGGCTTCCGCTCCTGATGAGGAAACCACAGAGTCATCCAACCTTCCCACGGGATTCACCACACCGTCCTCCATAGGTAGTCCTGATGACATCTCGGTGATCAGTCAGTCACCTGAGAATACCAACAGTGCCTCCTACGACTTCATCACCACTAGCAGCTTCGGCCTTCTTGGTGAACAAACCCACAACCCGGAGGCGGATCATGGTGCTGAGTTTGGTGAGGAAGAGGACTTTGAAGATGATTTTGAGGTTCTGAAGATTGAGAAATGA